TATGAGACCCCTCGGCCTGTGTACTCTTTTTCGCCTGGCACCCCCAACTTGCGCGGGGCAACACCGGTGGCGATAATCAGCGCTTCGGTCTCATAATTGCTGCCGTGAGTGGTAAGTTTGAAGGGGCGGCTGGATAAGTCTGCGGCAGTTACTTCATCGATTACTACGCGGGTTCCCAGACGCTCGGCTTGCTGTTTCATGCGCTCCATCAATTCGAAACCGGAGATGGCCTCCGGAAACCCGGGATAATTCTCTACTTCTGCTGTGAGTCCGGCCTGCCCACCCAGAACGTTGCCGGATATAATCAGCGGGCTGAGTCCCGCCCGGCAGGCATAGATAGCAGCGGTGTAGCCCGCTGGCCCTGAACCCATGATAATGACCTTTTCCATCGAGAGACTGCCCTCCTCCACGCGGTTAAGTTTCCGGTATCTATTCTAACTGCGCAAAACCTGCCTGGCAAACCACCTTGTTTGAGTGGCAGCATCTTTTTGGCACTTCCCACTCCTTCGGTTAACATTATTTCGCTATGGATGAAGATGCCAAGGCTATCCAACTCGGTCATCCCAGTTACGTCTGGCGCTTTGGACAAGACCGACGCCTGGCTTTGATCGCTCGCTATGCCCGGCTCGATGGAGCGCGTATCTTAGATGTAGGTTGTGGTCTGGGAACCTATGTGCGCAAACTGCGCCGCTTCAGCGAGGAAGTCTATGGTGTGGATGTGGACGCCGATCGCGTCGCCGAAGCCAGCCAGACATTGCCCAACATCGCCTGCGCCCCAGCCGAGAAACTCCCGTTTGACGATGGCTTCTTTGACACGGTCTTGCTCCACGAGGTGTTAGAACACGTGAACGATGACCGTCAGGCCATGAGTGAAGCCTGTCGAGTGCTCCGGGTTGGTGGACGTGCCGTGATTTTCGTGCCCAACCGCCTTTACCCTTTCGAGACGCACGGTGCGTATTGGGGTGGGCGTTACCATTTCGGCAACATACCTCTCATCGGCTATCTTCCCAATGCACTACGCCGACGCCTGGTCCCTCACGTCCGGGCATACACCGCGCGCGAACTGCATCGTCTGTTAGACGGCTTGCCCTGCCGCATCGTAGTGCACACCCAGATATTCCCCGGCTACGACAACATCGCCCACCGTTACCCGCGTCTGGCGCAGGTTCTGCGCAGTCTCACTTATGCTCTGGAAAAGACCCCGCTGCGGGCGCTTGGACTCTCTCACCTCTTGGTGGTGGAAAAGACCGGCTGACCCCCGTTCCTCATGGGGCAGCCACAAGGCGGTATACAATGACCGCCCATTTTCCCCCTGAGAATTTCCGCACGAATTCCAGTTCCGGTGGTGGATTCGTTGTGTCCGCGAGGAAACTCAATTGTGGACGTATCACTGTTACCTCACGCTCGTCCACTACCCAATATTGGACGCGGTTTTTGCGGGCATAGTGGATGAGGCGCTCGTAGGGTTCATTGGCCGATGGAATCCAGGGCCTTTCAGCATAAAATGGCACCTGGGTATCACGGGTCATGAGCAGCGTCTCCGGTGGAGTGTTCGCCTTAAGCCATAGTCCTGCCTCTCGTGGCGCAGGGTTCATGTCAGCCAGACCATTGGCCACAACAAACGGTTGCAAAGCGAGGAAGAGCGCGCAGAGTGCGAAGGCTGGCAGGCGTGTTCCCAAGGCGAGCCAGGCTGGGTGGGGCTCGTGCCCCATGAGGTTGGAAACCGTCTCGCGCCACCAATGACCCAATTCCGTGATCCCTTCCGCCACCCAGAGGAGAAGCACTGGGAAAAGGGGGGCGAAGTATCGTAACTCGATGTGGAAGGGCAGGAAGGATGCCAAAGGCAGGCAAAAAGCCAGAAGCATCGCCATACTCCAGACCCGTCTCTGATCCCACTTTCGAGCGAACCACGCCAGAGCGACTAACCCTAGCAGATAAAAAGGAAACGCCTGGTGAGAGAAGAGCGATTGCTCTAATGCGTTGAAGTTATGCCAGGTGCGATATAGGAATAGGCGAGGGTCTTGGCGGATGTAGTCGAGCAAACTGTACTTGAAACGATCTGGAGAGAACCAGATGATATGCTCGCCGGCCTCGTCAAGCCGCGCCAACTCGCGGTCGTAAAGCACGGGGTCGCCTATTACTACCCCTAACCCTGCTGCGTAGGTCACGCCTAATTTGCCACTGAGCAGAACGCGCCCGGTGTATCGGTATAGGTACGCTATGTATGGAGAGATCACCATAATGAAAGCCAATGCAGCCAACGCCAGATTGGTTATTGTCCTGCGGTCTCGCATTGTTCTGGTAGCCAAGCGGTAAAGTGTTACAATAGCCCACAAGAACGCCATGTGAAGCAGCGCCTCGGGTTTGGTAAGGTAGGCCAAGCCCAGCAATACACCCGCCCCTAGATGCCACCTGGCCAGGTTGGTATCCAAAGCGCGAAACCAGGCGTAGAGAGCGGTAAGGAGGAGCACGACGTACATGGGCTCAATCATCGTCCCCCAGAAGAGCACCCCTGCAGACAAAGGGGGAAAGACGCCCACTAGCGCTGCTGTGATGAGGGCAGCTGTCGTTCCGCTTGTCCGTCGGGCGACCAAATACGTGCACAGGGGCAACAGGGTGCCGAAGATCAGATAGCAGAGGTCGCTTGCCCGTTTGGCGTCACCGAGCACCAGGCCCAACGTTCCAGTGACAATGGGGAAGAGGGGTGCGTAATGCAATTCGGGCACTTGGCCTACGGTGAGCCCCCGGCCAGAAAATAGGTTGATGCCCATCAGGAGGTAATCCGGTTCGTCCCAACGCACGATGCGATCCACGCGCAGCAAGAGCAGCCGCAGGACGAAGGAAACCAAAATAATGGCATATATCGTGAATTTTGTGGCGCGCTGCTTTCCTACGTTCTCCATATTACTCTTGCTCACTCAGCCGGGCACGCAACGTGGCCCCACTCGTACTAGCCACAAGTTGGGAGTGAGCCAGGATATACGCTTGCGTGTCGCTACTCAATTGCCGTGCCGTTCGGGCATCGAGTACAACGTAATCCGATGACTGGAACAAGGCCAATATCGCATCCTGAGCCGGTTGCCGGTGGAAAACGTCTATGGCATTGGCCTCGTTGTCTTCGTTCGTTCTGCCCGAGAGCGCAAACAGCGGTGTGTTCGCCATCCCCAAGTTAATATATAACATTTCGCCATAACTGTCCACGAAGAAACCACCATCGCGCAACCCCGCCAACGGTCGTGACGACAGGAAAGTGTAGTTGGGCTCGAATACGAGCACGCTGGCTCCTTCTGGCACCTGGTCGCGCAACACGGCAGCCATCTCCAAGTGCACAGGTTTGATCTGACACAGAGCATCTCGAGTGGCCTTGGCTTGTCGGACTAGGTTACCCGCGCCGAGTACACACACCAGGGCGATCAGGCCAACTTGGAAATAAGGTAGTGGCATCTTCGCTATCTTCAGATTTGCGAACCGGTCGCTCAGCAGCCCTCCAGCCCACACCGCGAGCGGAAAAGCCAACTGGGAGAAATAAGTCGCCCAGTACGTTCTGGAAACGAGATTGAGCAACAAAGCCGTTACGCCCCAGCCGATGATCACAAGCCACTGTTCACGCTGCCCGTCCTGCCGTAGCGTCAAAATGGCGAAGACCAAACCCAATAATCCCAGGCGTACAGTGAGCCAACTCCAGGTGTAATTCCATATCTCTATCAACCGGGCGATGATACCAACCGTGCCATCAGGAGGGCGCAACAGGTGAAAAAGGTACATTTGTTTGAGGTATTGTTCCGGGCACGTGATCAGGAAATAGCCTGCCAATAGCAGGTAGGTAACTGCAACAGTCGCAGCGAAGATGAGCAAGGCGCGAAATCTTCGTTGCAGTAGTACATGCAACACAATCAATACTGGAACTATTAGCGCTGTTCCCTTCGACAAGAGCGCTAAGGTAGAGCACACGCCCGCCGCTGCCAGCGGTAGGCGTTTTTCGCTTTCTATGGCTCCCAGATAGGCGAAGAGGGCCAAGAGGGTGAACAGATTACTGGGTGCCTCGAGCATGGCACGGCGGTCCTGAGCGACCACGATGCCATCCACCGCCACCAGAAATGCAGCCAGTAGCCCCGCCCACCGCCCGCCGACTTTGCGCCCGATGAGATACGTTACCAGCACTGAAACGGTGCCCATCGCCACGCACAGATAACGGACCGCCATGAACCCGCTCGGGCTGCCCCACGGTGTGTAAGTCAGGCGCAAGATCGCAGCGAAAAGGTGGAGTGCAACAGGAGGGATAACCGCGAAGAAATCCCGGTAAGGCAGGTAGCCTTGGAGCATCAACTGGGCGCTGGTAAGATATGCCCCCTCGTCAGCGTCTTGGGCATAACGAAGTCCTTGTTCCGGAGGCACAAGCCGATACAGGCGCAGGCTTAGCGCCAGAAGGAGCACGATGATCAATGTTGCGATTTCTGTAGCGGCTGCCCTTTGCCGAAGGTTCATCATCCCCCTTGAGATACTGGCCAATGCCGTGAAACGGGCATCACCACGCGTGGGCACTCACAACATTACCTCATACACCACCATGCGCTCGCCTTGGAGCGTTTCAGAGTAGATCAGCCGTAGCCAGGCAGGCACTGCCTCGCCGGAAATGAGCCCCTCAAATTGCGGTCGCAATCTCACTTCTCGTTCATCCAAAACCCAATAGCGGACGTTTTTAGCCTGCAAGTAATCGGTGATCTCCCCGACCTCTGCGTTGGGCGTGGCAGCCCACTTCGTGTCTGCATGGAACGCAATGGCCGGATACCGTGACATAATCACCGTATCCGGCGTGACCTTATCTCGCAGCCACAGACCTATCTCCTTGTGCGCCGGACGCCAAGAACCGGTGCTGGTCTTGTTTAGCATGTTCGGCTGCATAGCCAGACAGTAAACCAAGACAAACAGCAATGGGATCAGGTTCAGGAAAGATCGGATTACCTTAGGCATCGCACCAGGAAGGCGCAATTGAGTCGCGGTGTCGGATAGCCATCTCCCTAATTCCCACAAGCCCGCTCCCAACCATACCAACAAGCCTGGCAGTACTGCCGCGATGTAGCGCTCCTGGACGAAGAACAGCACGAATCCCAACACTGGAGCAATGCTTGCCACCATGAACAACTGGCGCTGTAAGTAGAGCCTGTCCCATGGCTTCTGGAACAGTGCCAGGCCGACTGGTATCAGGAAGAAATAAGGGAAGAGCCGCCAGGTGAATAGCAGTTCGATAAATGCCCAACTGTTGCGCAGGATCAGTTTCACAAAAGCGGTTCGAGTGATGGTTGCTCCGCCCACCTCCACCAGGTAACTCTCAGGCGAGAAGAAGTAGACCTCTTTTCCTGTGCTATCCAACCGCCAGGTGGACTTATCAAAAGCAGCGGTATTGCCGTACGCCAAGCCGATGCCAGTCTCAAACGTTACCCCTGCCTTCTCGGTGATCATCCAATGACCGGTGTGGTATGCCGTGTAGGCGGCATAAGGTAGCACGAAGAGGGCCGCGCTGGCCGCAAACAGCACCAACCCTGCTAACACAGGGCGGTGGAAGAGTCGCCGTGAGAACAATTTCATGGCCGACAAGAACAAGAACAAAACCACGATGTATCCGATAGCCTCTGGGCGCACGAGATAGGCCGCTCCGAAGAGCGCGCCTGCCAGGGCATAGGCCCAGCGGCGCTCGTCCTCCAGGGCCACCAAACAAGCGTAGAGGCCACTGTACACGAGGGTGTAGTATGGTGCTTCCGTCAATGTGCCCCAGCGCAGGATCGCGCCCGTCAAGGCAGGATAGAGAGCAGCGAGCAGTCCTGCGAAGGTAGCAGGGGGACCGTAGATACGCCGAGTGATCAGATAAATCGGCAGGGGGAGCAAGGAACCGAAGACCAGGTAGCAAAGATCCGAACTCAGTTCCATATTGTGTGTGAGCGGGTAAATAATACCTGTGAGAAAGGGATAGCCAGGGGTATGATGCACATCAGGGTGACCCGTGAAACTATAACCCTGGCCAGTGATCCAATTCCTTCCTAACCAGAGGTAGAAAGGCTCGTCACCCCACACTACACGGTCAACTTGGAGTAGTGCCAGCCGCGCCAAAAACGCGATGAGGATGAGCAAAGCGATGGTGAAACGCTCTTGTCGGGACAAGGATGGCTGCGTCATATTCACTATTTCTCTGCCTCGTTCAGGTTGTTTTCTAATTCCCTCACCCGCCGTTCCAGCAAAGCGATCTCTTGGGTTAGCACCTTGATACGGTCGCCAAAATCGGAGATGGTGGTAGAGAACTGGAACAGGATCAGCACAAAAAGAAGGAAGGCGATCGTGAAGAACAGAGCGGGTGGGTAATCAATGCCCAAGGCATAGGCGATGCGATCGAGTGAGTTTATTACAATGGGCGAAATGGCAAACAATGCCGCAATTGCCAGCCAGAGGAGAGCATACTGTTCACGCAGTTTCTTGGTGCGAACCAGGTTAATCACCGTGACGAGAACAGCCAGTCCCAGGAGGCTGAGGAAAACCTGAGCACGTGGTTGCATCATCGTCCCCCTTTCAATAGAATTGCCATCGTGGCGATTTCTAAGCAAGGAGATGATACCATAGCGGGGCTATCCGGTCAATCGTGCGGCCGAGGTTCTATTGCGAACGGGCGACATGCAGGGGTCTTACCATCCACCACAGCGTCACCTCAATGGCGAAGTGGAGAGCCAAGCACAACCACAGATTATGGGTGAGGGCATAGGCAGTTGCGGTTAAGAAACCCAGGCTTCCCAAAAGCAAATACTCCTCCCGACATCCCACCGCCCGCAAGAGCGTTCGCAATCCTGGGTCCACCAAAGCGACCAGCAGTACAAAGACGAAGCCGGCATACGCGCCGTAGTAGTCGCCAAAAGCGAAGACGAAAGGACTGCGACAGAACGCCCAGGACACTTCCAGATAGATGCTCTCTCTTAGCAGAAAAGCCCATCCCCACGGCTGGTCAAGGACGGCCAGGCGGGTGAATCTCCGCCTTCCATTCTCGGACAGTCTGCGGAGCAACCGTGCCATGAGCGCCAAAAGCATGTATCCCAAGATGCCAACGACAACAGCCCAACCGATCCCTGCGATCCAATCTGATCGGGCCAGACCCATATCCCGCAAATTGACAAACCCCAGATAAAGGGCCACATAAGGCAGCCCTACGTAGTAGACCAGGCGTAGGATTTCGGCAATATGGTATTGAGCGAGAGTGGTCATGATCTGTTGCCAGCGATATCGGACTGGCTCTTGCGCCCGCTGAGATGCCCACCAGATCATGAGGTTTGCGGCGATGGCAAGGAAAGCGTAACCTAGCACGCAAGCGATGAGGCGACCGAGGTAGTTTAGTGCAAAACCCGACAATGGCGCGCCCTCCATAGCCCTGATTAGAAAAGCCACGGCCAAGCCTCCCCCTAGGCCTTGCCATGGCTCAAACATAAATGGGCGAGATAGGGCTCGAACCTACGACCTCACGGATGTGAACCGTGCGCTCTGACCGACTGAGCTACTCGCCCACAGGTAATTCAATTATACCTGCTTTGTACGAATTTGACAAATTGCGCTTTTCGACCCAAACTAAAAGACCTTGGGTACTGGCAAACCGTTCCGCTGGACAACTCGACGCAAAGGTTGTAAAATATGTGATTGGGAGATAGGCTCGATGAAGAGCCATGACCACATTTTGTTGAACACAGACAAAGGCTCCTGGTCACCGCGCGGCAGTGGACACTTGGTCACCGCGCAGTGCCAGTACAAGTGGATAGAGTACAGGCCATCGGCTTCGGGGACATCGCGGGCTGGTCGTAAGGGCGTTTGGTAGGCGGCCTTGTGATGTCCTCATTTTTGTAAAGGAGGTGGGACAGTGCGCGAAATAAAGGCCGATGAAATCTCTGCAACGGTGGCTAAACTCTGCATCGACGCCAATTACTACCTAGGCGAAGACGTCTTGGATGCACTGAGAGCGGCCAGAGCACAAGAAATATCGCCGGTAGGACAGGCTGTGCTCGATCAGATCCTGCAAAACGCGGATGTGGCACGAGAGGAGCAGATGCCCCTCTGCCAAGATACCGGGATGACGGTGGTCTTCCTTGAGCTGGGACAGGATGCGCACATTGTCGGTGGTAGTTTGGTGGATGCGATTAACGAAGGTGTGCGTCGCGGTTATACGGAGGGCTACCTTCGCAAGTCGGTGGTAGAGCATCCCTTCTCTTCCCGCATTAATACGAAGGATAATACCCCGGCCGTGATCCACACTGACGTCGTTCCCGGTGACCGCCTTAAAATCACTGTCGTGCCCAAGGGCGGCGGCAGCGAAAACATGAGTTACCTCAATATGATGGCTCCGGCGGCGGGACGGAAGGGCATTGTGGACTTCGTCGTGGACTGCGTGGATAAGTCCGGCGCCAATCCCTGTCCACCTATTATCGTGGGTGTGGGCATCGGGGGGACAGCCGACAAGGCGATGCTCATCGCTAAGAAAGCGCTCCTGCGCCGGGTCGGTGCACCCAACCCCGATCCAGAGGTCGCGTCGTTGGAGGCCGAAATACTGGAGAAGGCCAACAAACTGGGTATAGGGCCCCAAGGCTTTGGGGGCCGGGTGACCGTATTGGCGGTGCATGCCGAAACTTACCCTTGCCACATCGCCTCAATGCCAGTGGCCGTCAACATCCAGTGCCATTCAGCGCGGCATAAAGAAGCCGTGCTGTAAAGACCTAATATGTGCAGACTGTTATCTGCTGTCTGCCTAGCGGGTTTTGTCGTCACTGTGACTGGATGTGCGATTCTGTCTACCCGCTTGACGCCTACGCCCTCCGAGCCCTCTGCCATTACTGGCTTAGTGATGTTGGAGAAAGACGGCAATTACATCATTGGAGTGAATTGGACATCGCGTTCGCGGGTAACATATCGGGTGACAGGCGGTGACACGACTCTCCTCAGGAATTATGTGGGCGAGACTGTGACGGTGCACGGGGTAGTGTTCGAGAAAAGCGCTTTCTTGAAAGAGTTAGTCATCCAGCGAATAGATACTGAAGTTGCCCAGCCCGGCAGCCTTTCTCAGCGAAGCGGCATTGTCCAACGATTGGGTATGTCTATATATATGCAGGGCTCCCACAAACTCCTCGATGAGAAGGGCGGCCTCATCTGCCTGTTGAGCAGCAAGACGGCGAAGGTTGACCTCGACGGTTACGTAGGCAGACAAGTCAAGGTGACCGGAACCCTGGCCAAGACCGTCGAAGGTAATGCGTGGATTATGGACGTCCTTTTGGTAGAACCTGTAAACTAGGAGGTCAGACATGAAAATAACGACACCTCTCACGGACGAAACAATTGCGAAACTTCGCGCTGGAGATGAAGTGCACATTACGGGGACGATCTATGTGGGCCGCGATGCAGCCCACAAGCGACTGGTCGAGGCGCTAGAGAAAGGCGAGCCGCTGCCCTTTGACCCCAAGGGCCAGATCATTTATTATATGGGGCCGTCTCCGGCCAAACCAGGCAAACCCATTGGTTCCGCTGGGCCTACCACCAGTTACCGGATGGATCCTTACACGCCCCGTCTGCTCCAGGCAGGCTTGAAGGGCATGATTGGCAAGGGGAATCGCTCGCCGGAAGTCCGCGAGGCCATCCGAAAATATGAGGCAGTGTACATGGCCGCCACTGGTGGAGCAGCGGCACTCATCGCCAAATCTATCAAAGAGGCGGAGGTCATCGCCTACGATGACTTGGGTGCGGAGGCGCTACGGCGGCTGCAGGTAGAGGACTTTCCTGCCATCGTCGTGAACGATATGTACGGTGGCGACGCCTATGAAGATGGCAAAGCCAAATACCAGGTGACATAATGGCGCGCATTCAACTTTCCACTGGCAGGCTGAATTCCGACTTCGTCCGTCGGGTTGCAGAATTGAGCGGCCAGGACCTCTTGGCCTGTTACCAATGCGGCAAGTGTTCCGCCGGCTGCCCGGCTGCAGGCTCCATGAACGTTCTGCCCAGCCAGATCATTCGCCTCGTGCAATTGGGGCTCGAGGATGAGGTCCTGCAATCGGAGACCATTTGGTATTGTGCCTCGTGTTTGACATGTGTCGCTCGCTGTCCGAAAGGTGTGGACTTGGCCAGAGTAATGGAGGCCATCCGTAAGATCGCTTTAGAGCGCTACGGCGATCACATACTTGTGACCAAAATCTCGCCTGACGAACTGGCTGAGTGGCCACAACAGGCATTTATCGGCGGCTTCCGCAAATACACACGTTGATTTGTCAACCAACGGAGTCACCTATGAAGATCGCCTACTTTCCTGGTTGTACGCTGCACGAGAAGGCAGCGGGTTTTGATATCTCGGCGCGAGAAGCCATGGCCGCGCTGGGTGTCGAATTGGTGGAAATGTCCGGCTGGGGTTGCTGCGGGGCCACCTACCCTCTTTCAAGCGAGAACCTGTTGGAGTTCACGGCCAACGCTCGCAACCTCGCCAACGCCCGCAAACAGGGTGAGGAACTCGCCGTCGCCTGCGCTACCTGCTACAACGTTCTGAAACGCACCAATTATTTCCTTGCACACGACACAGAGGCGCGAGATAAAATCAACCTCTTCATCGAGGAGGAATACGCCGGCGACTTGGCTGTGATCCATTTATTGGAGATCATCCGCGATCGCATCGGATTCGACGCCGTGCGCGAACGGGTGATGCGGCCACTGACTGGGCTCAAGGTAGCCGCTTATTACGGGTGTTTGTTACTCCGTCCATTCGCCGAAATCGGCTTGGATGATCCGGAAAAGCCCCGCGTCCTGGAAGACCTAATGGCTGCGCTGGGCGCAGAAGCGGTGTTTTTCCCGCATCGCAGCGAATGCTGCGGTTCTTACATAGCAGTCAAATCAGCGGAGGCAGCGTTGATGCCCTCCTACACCATCCTCTCGGCAGCAGAGCGTGCCGGGGCAGATCTCATAGTCACCAGTTGCCCGCTTTGTCAGTTTAACCTCGACCGTCGCCAGTCCGAGATGCAGCGGAGATATTCCGGCTTCAGGCCACTGCCAGTGCTGTATTTTACCCAATTGCTCGGTATCGCCCTGGGGCTGGATGCAGGCAAGTATGGACTGGACAAACTCTATGTGGACCCGCAGCCGATCTTACGCGAGAGGGGTTTTCTCCTGCAGGAGGTTCCCGCGTGAATAGCACTCGGGCGCTCGTCATCGGCGCTGGTATCGCTGGCATCCAGGCGGCACTGGACATCGCCAATTCCGGCTACGAGGTCGTGCTGGTCGAACGACTCCCCTCCATTGGCGGGCGCATGGCCCAATTCTCCGAGACTTTTCCCACCTTGGATTGTGCGCAGTGCATTCTGACCCCGCGCACGGTCGAAGTTGGCCGCCACGAAAACATCCATCTGTTGACCTACGCAGAGGTCGAGTCGGTGAGGGGAGATATAGGCGATTTCTCGGTGCGAATCCGCCGTCATCCGGCCTATGTGGACTGGAGCAAGTGCACTGGCTGTGGCCTATGCCAGGAGAAATGCCCCAAGCGCGTGCCGTCGGAATTCGAGGGGCAGATGGGCACACGCAAGGCTATCTACACCTTGTCGCCTCAGGCGGTCCCCAATAAACCAGTCATTGATCGTGACAATTGCATCTACTTTGAACGCGGCAAGTGCCAGGCTTGTGTGAAGTTCTGCCCCGTCGGCGCGATTGACTGGGATCAAAGAGAGCAAGTGATAGAGGAGCGCGTTGGCGCGATTATCGTGGCCACCGGCTACGATCTCTACCCGCTGGCTGATCTGAAAGAATACGGCTGCGGCGAGGTCCCTGATGTGATCAGCGGCCTCCAGTTCGAGCGTTTGCTCTCCGCCTCTGGTCCCACGGCGGGCGAAGTCAGGCGGCCCTCCGACGGCAAGGTGCCCCGGGAAGTCGTCTTTGTGCAGTGCGCTGGCTCCCGGGACCCCGAAACCGGTGTGCCATACTGCTCCAAATTCTGTTGTATGTACACCGCGAAACATGCCATGCTCTACAAACATAAGGTGCACGATGGACAGGCTTATGTGTTTTACATTGACATTCGCGCGGCGGGTAAAGGCTACGAGGAATTCATCCGCAGGGCAATGGAAGAGGATCGCGTGCTCTACCTGCGTGGCAAAGTGAGCAAGATATTCCGTGACGGCGACAGAGTGATGGTATGGGGTGTGGACACGCTCAGTGGGCAGAGTGTAGAGATTGCTGCCGACTTGGTCGTATTGGCAACGGCCACCGTGCCATCGTCAGGCACGGCGGAACTGGCGAAGTTGCTTCATCTCGAGGCCGATGATTGCGGCTTTTTAATCGAAGCCGACGCCAATTTACGTCCATTAGAGACTTCGCGCCCTGGCGTTTTCTTGGCGGGAGCGGTGCAGGGACCAAAAGACATTCCCGAGGCCGTGGCCCAGGCCAGCGGTGCGGCGGCTAAGGTGCTGACATTATTTGGGCAATGGTGCGCCCAAGAGTCCATTCCTGAGGCCGCCCTCGCCTCCACGTGACGAGGGCTTGTGAACTCATAGAGGGTAACATGAAACGCATCGGTGTTTTCATCTGCCATTGTGGGACCAACATTGCTGGCACGGTGGATGTGCAGCAAGTGGCCGAGGCTCTCCGGGACTATCCCGGAGTTGTATACGCCATAGATTACAAGTATATGTGTTCGGATCCGGGTCAGAACCTGATCCGAGAGGCCATCACCCAGCATTCGCTCGACAGCGTCGTGGTGGCGGCCTGCTCCCCCACCATGCATGAGACCACCTTCCGTCGTGCCGTAGCCAACGCGGGACTAA
This portion of the Chloroflexota bacterium genome encodes:
- a CDS encoding CoB--CoM heterodisulfide reductase iron-sulfur subunit B family protein, which gives rise to MKIAYFPGCTLHEKAAGFDISAREAMAALGVELVEMSGWGCCGATYPLSSENLLEFTANARNLANARKQGEELAVACATCYNVLKRTNYFLAHDTEARDKINLFIEEEYAGDLAVIHLLEIIRDRIGFDAVRERVMRPLTGLKVAAYYGCLLLRPFAEIGLDDPEKPRVLEDLMAALGAEAVFFPHRSECCGSYIAVKSAEAALMPSYTILSAAERAGADLIVTSCPLCQFNLDRRQSEMQRRYSGFRPLPVLYFTQLLGIALGLDAGKYGLDKLYVDPQPILRERGFLLQEVPA
- a CDS encoding CoB--CoM heterodisulfide reductase iron-sulfur subunit A family protein, which codes for MNSTRALVIGAGIAGIQAALDIANSGYEVVLVERLPSIGGRMAQFSETFPTLDCAQCILTPRTVEVGRHENIHLLTYAEVESVRGDIGDFSVRIRRHPAYVDWSKCTGCGLCQEKCPKRVPSEFEGQMGTRKAIYTLSPQAVPNKPVIDRDNCIYFERGKCQACVKFCPVGAIDWDQREQVIEERVGAIIVATGYDLYPLADLKEYGCGEVPDVISGLQFERLLSASGPTAGEVRRPSDGKVPREVVFVQCAGSRDPETGVPYCSKFCCMYTAKHAMLYKHKVHDGQAYVFYIDIRAAGKGYEEFIRRAMEEDRVLYLRGKVSKIFRDGDRVMVWGVDTLSGQSVEIAADLVVLATATVPSSGTAELAKLLHLEADDCGFLIEADANLRPLETSRPGVFLAGAVQGPKDIPEAVAQASGAAAKVLTLFGQWCAQESIPEAALAST